One genomic segment of Agromyces intestinalis includes these proteins:
- a CDS encoding ABC transporter permease — translation MTAAATTTTAPAPDRVSLDRRVPPFGGFNLTFLGIELKRKLRNRRTLLFTIVFPVAMYLLIGYPLRDESIGDVPVAQGGVSVAAYIMVSMAVYGTIISATAAGSAVSVERAQGWTRQLRLTPLNPLAGVATKVIAGMLLGLLAIVATFIAGAATGIRLAPEQWILSGIAAWLLGAAVFTTLGLLVGYLVPGENTAQVTNLVVVFLSFIGGLFYPIDSMAPVLQQVAAFTPVSGIGQIARAPITGTDLDWLWLANAIAWLAIFVAGTVWAFRRDTKRG, via the coding sequence ATGACCGCCGCCGCGACCACCACCACCGCACCCGCTCCCGACCGCGTCAGCCTCGACCGGCGCGTGCCGCCGTTCGGCGGCTTCAACCTCACATTCCTCGGCATCGAGCTGAAGCGCAAACTCCGCAACCGCCGCACGCTGCTGTTCACGATCGTCTTCCCGGTCGCGATGTACCTGCTGATCGGCTACCCGCTGCGCGACGAGTCGATCGGCGACGTGCCCGTCGCGCAGGGCGGCGTCTCGGTCGCCGCATACATCATGGTCTCGATGGCGGTGTACGGCACGATCATCTCGGCCACCGCCGCCGGCAGCGCCGTCTCGGTCGAACGAGCCCAGGGCTGGACGCGCCAGCTGCGGCTCACGCCCCTCAACCCGCTCGCAGGCGTGGCGACCAAGGTGATCGCGGGCATGCTGCTCGGCCTGCTCGCGATCGTCGCGACGTTCATCGCCGGCGCGGCGACGGGCATCCGGCTCGCGCCCGAGCAGTGGATCCTCTCGGGCATCGCCGCGTGGCTCCTGGGCGCCGCCGTGTTCACGACGCTCGGTCTGCTGGTCGGCTACCTGGTGCCCGGTGAGAACACCGCGCAGGTGACGAACCTCGTCGTGGTGTTCCTGAGCTTCATCGGCGGTCTGTTCTACCCGATCGACTCGATGGCCCCCGTGCTGCAGCAGGTCGCCGCCTTCACGCCGGTCTCCGGCATCGGGCAGATCGCCCGTGCCCCGATCACCGGCACCGACCTCGACTGGCTGTGGCTCGCGAACGCGATCGCCTGGCTCGCGATCTTCGTCGCGGGCACGGTGTGGGCGTTCCGTCGCGACACCAAGCGCGGCTGA
- a CDS encoding ABC transporter ATP-binding protein, translated as MDNAPLTISGRAAVETGPLLAVDARGITKRFGRVAAVAGVDLQIARGEIVAFLGPNGAGKSTTIDMLLGLAKPDSGSVSVFGRSPRAAIAQGFVSAVLQTGGLLNDLTVRETVELTASVFADARPVDEVLERAGIREIGDRMVGKCSGGQQQRLRFAMALLSDPGLLILDEPTTGMDVEGRRDFWSAIRADAARGRTVVFATHYLDEADAYADRIVLLRQGRIVADGTAAEIRNLASGRVVHATIPDADPVALAAIPGVERVEARGERFAITTQDSDTLARTLLTTTTARDLEITGQNLENAFLALTSEGQDR; from the coding sequence ATGGACAACGCACCCCTCACCATCAGCGGCCGCGCGGCCGTCGAAACAGGCCCGCTCCTCGCGGTCGACGCCCGCGGGATCACCAAGCGGTTCGGCAGGGTCGCCGCGGTCGCCGGCGTCGACCTGCAGATCGCGCGCGGCGAGATCGTCGCCTTCCTGGGGCCGAACGGCGCCGGCAAGTCGACCACCATCGACATGCTGCTCGGCCTCGCCAAGCCCGACTCGGGCAGCGTGTCGGTCTTCGGGCGTTCGCCGCGCGCGGCGATCGCGCAGGGCTTCGTCTCGGCGGTGCTGCAGACCGGGGGTCTGCTGAACGATCTCACCGTGCGCGAGACGGTCGAGCTGACCGCGAGCGTCTTCGCCGACGCCCGACCCGTCGACGAGGTGCTCGAACGCGCCGGAATCCGCGAGATCGGCGATCGCATGGTCGGCAAGTGCTCGGGCGGCCAGCAGCAGCGTCTGCGATTCGCGATGGCGCTGCTCAGCGACCCCGGCCTGCTCATCCTCGACGAGCCGACCACCGGCATGGACGTCGAGGGCCGGCGCGACTTCTGGAGCGCCATCCGCGCCGACGCGGCCCGGGGCCGCACCGTCGTCTTCGCGACCCACTACCTCGATGAGGCCGACGCCTACGCCGACCGCATCGTGCTGCTCCGCCAGGGCCGCATCGTCGCCGACGGTACCGCCGCCGAGATCCGCAACCTCGCGTCGGGCCGCGTCGTGCACGCGACCATCCCCGATGCCGACCCCGTGGCGCTCGCCGCGATTCCCGGCGTCGAGCGGGTCGAGGCGCGGGGCGAGCGCTTCGCCATCACGACCCAGGACTCCGACACCCTCGCCCGAACGCTGCTGACCACCACCACGGCCCGTGATCTCGAGATCACCGGGCAGAACCTCGAGAACGCGTTCCTCGCGCTCACCTCGGAAGGACAGGACCGATGA
- a CDS encoding ArsR/SmtB family transcription factor → MANHEDLSRRPSSPRHPGIDHVLPSASLKSLAHPLRVRIYDELSAYGPLTASGLGERLGESSGSTSYHLRQLEKAGLVREDTTRGKGRERWWERTPGSVAIPDARSLPPGSAERLAVKLVEDEWFRGREQNFREFVAEGDQVFGPEWLDIATSDTINLRLTPEQLHALVADIDAVLMTYIDAYKRTPTPGSRPVQIHLNAFPLVRGTPTEASETSETSEEERS, encoded by the coding sequence ATGGCGAACCACGAAGACCTCTCCCGCCGGCCGAGCAGCCCGAGGCATCCGGGCATCGACCACGTGCTGCCGAGCGCGAGCCTGAAGTCGCTGGCCCACCCGCTGCGGGTGCGCATCTACGACGAGCTCTCGGCGTACGGTCCGCTGACCGCCAGCGGGCTCGGCGAACGACTCGGCGAGTCGAGCGGCTCGACGAGCTATCACCTGCGCCAGCTCGAGAAGGCCGGGCTCGTGCGCGAGGACACCACTCGCGGCAAGGGCCGCGAGCGCTGGTGGGAGCGCACGCCGGGTTCGGTCGCGATCCCCGACGCGCGTTCGCTGCCGCCGGGCAGCGCCGAGCGGCTGGCGGTCAAGCTCGTCGAAGACGAGTGGTTCCGCGGGCGCGAGCAGAATTTCCGCGAGTTCGTCGCCGAGGGCGACCAGGTGTTCGGGCCCGAGTGGCTCGACATCGCCACGAGCGACACCATCAACCTGCGCCTCACGCCCGAGCAGCTGCACGCCCTGGTCGCCGACATCGATGCGGTGCTCATGACCTACATCGACGCGTACAAGCGAACGCCGACACCCGGGTCGCGACCCGTGCAGATCCACCTCAACGCGTTCCCGCTCGTGCGCGGAACGCCGACCGAAGCATCCGAGACATCCGAGACATCCGAGGAGGAGCGATCATGA
- a CDS encoding polyribonucleotide nucleotidyltransferase, whose amino-acid sequence MEGPEITFAETVIDNGRFGTRTIRFETGRLAQQAQGSAVAYIDEETMLLSATSVSKQPKEQFDFFPLTIDVEERMYAAGRIPGSFFRREGRPSTEAILTCRLIDRPLRPSFVEGLRNEVQVVVTVLAIEPDELYDVLAINAASLSTQLSGLPFSGPVAGVRVALIPGEQGSGQWVAFPKHSQLEDAVFSMVVAGRVVTENDGSQDVAIMMIEAEATDNAWNLIKAGAVKPNEEIIAQGIEASKPFIKQLVEAQQQVAATAAKPTAEYPTFPPYQPSTYDAVAELAYEELKGVYQIAGKVERQDADDALKARVKEAIARKVEAGELPESALGEVSAAYKSVTKLVVRSRVLEEGVRIDGRGLADIRPLDAEVQVVPRVHGSAIFQRGETQILGVTTLNMLKLEQQIDSLSPVTKKRYMHNYNFPPYSTGETGRVGSPKRREIGHGALAERALVPVLPSRDEFPYAIRQVSEALGSNGSTSMGSVCASTLSLLNAGVPLRAPVAGIAMGLISDTVDGETRYAALTDILGAEDALGDMDFKVAGTSEFVTAIQLDTKLDGIPASVLAGALTQAKDARTTILQVLNAAIDGPDEMAPTAPRVISVQIPVDKIGELIGPKGKTINSIQDETGAEISIEEDGTVYIGATDGPSAEAARARVNAIANPTNPEVGEQFLGTVVKIATFGAFVSLLPGKDGLLHISEVRKLAGGKRVENVEDVLGVGQKILVEITKIDDRGKLSLAPVVADPADTEAREATGEHADAPAEGADVEV is encoded by the coding sequence TTGGAAGGTCCTGAGATCACGTTCGCCGAGACCGTCATCGACAACGGTCGATTCGGCACCCGCACCATCCGGTTCGAGACCGGCCGACTCGCGCAGCAGGCGCAGGGTTCGGCCGTCGCGTACATCGACGAGGAGACCATGCTCCTGTCGGCGACGAGCGTCTCGAAGCAGCCGAAGGAGCAGTTCGACTTCTTCCCCCTGACCATCGACGTCGAAGAGCGCATGTACGCCGCGGGCCGCATCCCCGGCTCGTTCTTCCGCCGCGAGGGCCGCCCGTCCACCGAGGCGATCCTCACCTGCCGCCTGATCGACCGCCCGCTGCGCCCCTCGTTCGTCGAGGGCCTGCGCAACGAGGTGCAGGTCGTCGTCACCGTGCTGGCCATCGAGCCCGACGAGCTCTACGACGTGCTCGCCATCAACGCCGCGTCGCTCTCGACGCAGCTCTCGGGCCTGCCGTTCTCGGGCCCGGTCGCCGGCGTGCGCGTCGCGCTCATCCCGGGTGAGCAGGGCAGCGGCCAGTGGGTCGCCTTCCCGAAGCACTCGCAGCTCGAGGATGCCGTGTTCAGTATGGTCGTCGCCGGTCGCGTCGTGACCGAGAACGACGGCTCGCAGGACGTCGCGATCATGATGATCGAGGCCGAGGCCACCGACAACGCGTGGAACCTGATCAAGGCCGGCGCCGTCAAGCCGAACGAAGAGATCATCGCGCAGGGCATCGAGGCATCCAAGCCCTTCATCAAGCAGCTCGTCGAGGCGCAGCAGCAGGTCGCGGCCACCGCGGCCAAGCCGACCGCCGAGTACCCCACGTTCCCGCCGTACCAGCCGTCGACCTATGACGCCGTCGCCGAGCTCGCCTACGAGGAGCTCAAGGGCGTCTACCAGATCGCCGGCAAGGTCGAGCGCCAGGACGCCGACGACGCGCTGAAGGCGCGCGTGAAAGAGGCCATCGCCCGGAAGGTCGAGGCGGGCGAGCTGCCCGAGTCGGCTCTCGGCGAGGTGTCGGCCGCCTACAAGTCGGTCACGAAGCTCGTCGTGCGCTCGCGCGTGCTCGAGGAGGGCGTGCGCATCGACGGCCGCGGCCTGGCCGACATCCGTCCGCTCGACGCCGAGGTGCAGGTCGTGCCCCGCGTGCACGGCTCGGCCATCTTCCAGCGCGGCGAGACCCAGATCCTGGGCGTCACCACGCTGAACATGCTGAAGCTCGAGCAGCAGATCGACTCGCTGAGCCCGGTCACCAAGAAGCGCTACATGCACAACTACAACTTCCCGCCGTACTCGACGGGTGAGACGGGTCGTGTGGGTTCGCCCAAGCGCCGCGAGATCGGCCACGGCGCGCTCGCCGAGCGCGCGCTCGTGCCGGTGCTGCCGAGCCGCGACGAGTTCCCGTACGCGATCCGCCAGGTGTCCGAGGCGCTCGGCTCGAACGGCTCGACGTCGATGGGCTCGGTCTGCGCGTCGACGCTGTCGCTGCTGAACGCGGGCGTGCCGCTGCGCGCGCCGGTCGCCGGCATCGCGATGGGCCTCATCTCCGACACGGTCGACGGTGAGACCCGCTACGCGGCGCTCACCGACATCCTGGGCGCCGAGGACGCGCTCGGCGACATGGACTTCAAGGTCGCCGGTACCTCGGAGTTCGTCACCGCGATCCAGCTCGACACGAAGCTCGACGGCATCCCCGCCTCGGTGCTCGCCGGCGCGCTGACGCAGGCGAAGGATGCGCGCACCACCATCCTCCAGGTGCTGAACGCCGCGATCGACGGCCCCGACGAGATGGCTCCGACCGCGCCGCGCGTGATCTCGGTGCAGATCCCCGTCGACAAGATCGGCGAGCTGATCGGCCCCAAGGGCAAGACGATCAACTCCATCCAGGACGAGACCGGCGCCGAGATCTCGATCGAGGAGGACGGCACCGTCTACATCGGCGCGACCGACGGCCCGTCGGCCGAGGCCGCCCGCGCCCGGGTCAACGCGATCGCCAACCCGACCAACCCCGAGGTCGGCGAGCAGTTCCTCGGCACGGTCGTGAAGATCGCGACCTTCGGCGCGTTCGTCTCGCTCCTGCCCGGCAAGGACGGCCTGCTGCACATCAGCGAGGTGCGCAAGCTCGCCGGCGGCAAGCGCGTCGAGAACGTCGAGGACGTGCTGGGCGTCGGTCAGAAGATCCTCGTCGAGATCACGAAGATCGACGACCGCGGCAAGCTCTCGCTCGCCCCGGTGGTCGCCGACCCGGCCGACACCGAGGCCCGCGAGGCGACCGGCGAGCACGCCGACGCGCCCGCCGAGGGCGCCGACGTCGAGGTCTGA
- a CDS encoding dodecin family protein yields the protein MSVARVTTITARSADSFEGAIREGIERASATLRNVSGAWVKDQTVEIEDGVIRTWQVTLEVTFVLE from the coding sequence ATGTCCGTCGCACGAGTCACCACCATCACCGCCCGCTCGGCGGACAGCTTCGAGGGAGCCATCCGAGAGGGCATCGAACGCGCGAGCGCGACCCTCCGCAACGTGAGCGGCGCCTGGGTGAAGGATCAGACCGTCGAGATCGAGGACGGCGTCATCCGCACCTGGCAGGTCACGCTCGAGGTGACGTTCGTGCTCGAATAG
- a CDS encoding FMN reductase: MTTETSATKRIVVVSSGLSTPSSTRQLADRLAGDAVAQLRERGHDVDVQVFELRDLAHDITNHLLMGFAPPKLEAALDAVASADGLIAVTPIFTTSYAGLFKSFIDVIDPQALTDLPVLIGATGGTPRHSLAIDYAIRPLFTYLHATPVTTGVFAATSDWGDGGDGVRSLPERIFRGAKEFADLVERTDRRDLVNDPFALDRPMGHLIGGLAGE, from the coding sequence ATGACCACCGAGACATCCGCCACCAAGCGCATCGTCGTCGTCTCGTCGGGCCTGTCGACGCCGAGCTCCACCCGCCAGCTCGCCGATCGGCTCGCGGGCGACGCCGTCGCCCAGCTCCGCGAGCGCGGGCACGACGTCGACGTGCAGGTATTCGAGCTGCGCGACCTCGCGCACGACATCACGAACCACCTGCTGATGGGCTTCGCCCCGCCGAAGCTCGAGGCCGCGCTCGACGCGGTCGCCTCGGCCGACGGGCTCATCGCGGTGACGCCGATCTTCACGACCAGCTACGCCGGGCTGTTCAAGTCGTTCATCGACGTGATCGACCCGCAGGCGCTCACCGATCTGCCCGTGCTGATCGGGGCGACCGGCGGCACGCCACGGCACTCGCTCGCGATCGACTACGCGATCCGGCCCCTGTTCACCTATCTGCACGCGACGCCGGTGACGACGGGTGTGTTCGCCGCGACGAGCGACTGGGGCGATGGCGGCGACGGGGTGCGGTCGCTGCCCGAGCGCATCTTCCGTGGCGCGAAGGAGTTCGCCGACCTCGTCGAGCGCACCGACCGTCGCGACCTCGTGAACGACCCGTTCGCGCTCGACCGGCCGATGGGCCACCTGATCGGCGGGCTCGCGGGGGAGTAG
- a CDS encoding LLM class flavin-dependent oxidoreductase, with the protein MQFGIFTVSDITQDPTTGRTPSEAERIQATLTIAKHAEEVGLDVFALGEHHNPPFWSSSPTTTLAYIAGQTERLQLSTATTLITTNDPVKIAEDYAMLQHVSGGRVDLMIGRGNTGPVYPWFGKDIRQGLPIAVESYELLHRLWREDVVDWEGRFRTPLQGFTATPRPLDGVPPFVWHGSIRTPEIAEQAAYYGDGFFANHIFWPASHTKRMIALYRQRYEHHGHGTAEQAIVGLGGQVFMRKNSQDAVRDFRPYFDNAPVYGHGPTLEEFTEQTPLTVGSPQEVIDRTLGFRDYVGDYQRQLFLLDHAGLPLKTVLEQLDLLGEEVVPVLRREFAKNRPEQVPDAPTHASLVKAVYGDDEPRQATPNANRGDNLTVGSPYQDPGATRRESAPTSTGSAFGPAATRK; encoded by the coding sequence ATGCAGTTCGGAATCTTCACCGTCAGCGACATCACGCAGGATCCGACGACCGGCCGCACGCCGAGCGAGGCCGAGCGCATCCAGGCGACCCTGACCATCGCCAAGCACGCCGAAGAGGTCGGTCTCGACGTCTTCGCGCTCGGCGAGCACCACAACCCGCCGTTCTGGTCGTCGTCGCCGACCACGACCCTCGCGTACATCGCCGGGCAGACCGAGCGGCTGCAGCTGTCGACCGCGACCACCCTCATCACCACCAACGACCCGGTGAAGATCGCCGAGGACTACGCGATGCTGCAGCACGTGTCGGGCGGGCGCGTCGACCTCATGATCGGCCGCGGCAACACCGGTCCGGTCTACCCGTGGTTCGGCAAGGACATCCGCCAGGGCCTGCCCATCGCGGTCGAGAGCTACGAGCTGCTGCACCGCCTCTGGCGTGAGGACGTCGTCGACTGGGAGGGCAGGTTCCGCACCCCGCTGCAGGGCTTCACCGCCACGCCGCGCCCACTCGACGGCGTGCCGCCGTTCGTCTGGCACGGCTCGATCCGCACGCCCGAGATCGCCGAGCAGGCGGCCTACTACGGCGACGGGTTCTTCGCGAACCACATCTTCTGGCCCGCCTCGCACACCAAGCGCATGATCGCCCTCTACCGTCAGCGCTACGAGCACCACGGCCACGGCACCGCCGAGCAGGCGATCGTCGGCCTCGGCGGCCAGGTCTTCATGCGCAAGAACTCGCAGGACGCGGTGCGCGATTTCCGTCCGTACTTCGACAACGCGCCGGTGTACGGCCACGGCCCGACCCTCGAGGAGTTCACCGAGCAGACGCCGCTGACCGTCGGCAGCCCGCAGGAGGTCATCGACCGCACGCTCGGGTTCCGCGACTACGTCGGCGACTACCAGCGCCAGCTCTTCCTGCTCGACCACGCCGGGCTGCCGCTGAAGACGGTGCTCGAGCAGCTCGACCTGCTCGGCGAGGAGGTCGTTCCGGTGCTGCGGCGCGAGTTCGCGAAGAACCGGCCCGAGCAGGTTCCGGATGCCCCGACGCACGCCTCGCTCGTGAAGGCGGTCTACGGCGACGACGAGCCGCGGCAGGCCACCCCGAACGCGAACCGCGGCGATAACCTGACCGTCGGCTCGCCGTACCAGGACCCGGGCGCCACGCGTCGCGAGTCCGCCCCGACCAGCACCGGCTCGGCCTTCGGCCCCGCCGCCACCCGGAAGTGA
- a CDS encoding glycosyltransferase family 2 protein codes for MAKISVVIPCLDDAAFLAACLDALAAQTRPADEVIVVDNGSTDDSAAIAVAAGATLVREPLRGIWPATAAGFDAASGDLIARLDADSIPPRDWIERIERRMAEPDRPTVLTGPGEFYGGGRFTRWAGRHVYIAGYFWFIGLLLGHPPIFGSNYALRADAWAQLRTIVHRDRPDLHDDFDLAWWMQPGMTVVLDKTLLVGVSARPFDHWPGFSRRIRMAFHTLAVEVRAWPPLERLEDRRSGQPARPPVAEDDDPATTDPEAEGPRFA; via the coding sequence ATGGCGAAGATCTCGGTGGTGATCCCGTGTCTCGACGACGCGGCGTTCCTCGCGGCGTGCCTCGACGCGCTCGCCGCGCAGACCCGCCCCGCCGACGAGGTGATCGTCGTCGACAACGGCTCGACCGACGACTCCGCCGCGATCGCGGTGGCCGCCGGCGCGACGCTGGTACGCGAGCCCCTGCGCGGCATCTGGCCGGCGACCGCCGCGGGATTCGACGCGGCATCCGGAGACCTGATCGCCCGGCTCGACGCCGACTCGATCCCGCCGCGCGACTGGATCGAGCGCATCGAGCGCCGCATGGCCGAACCCGACCGCCCGACGGTGCTCACCGGGCCGGGCGAGTTCTACGGCGGCGGCCGCTTCACCCGCTGGGCGGGGCGGCACGTCTACATCGCCGGCTACTTCTGGTTCATCGGGCTGCTGCTCGGGCATCCGCCGATCTTCGGCTCCAACTACGCGCTGCGGGCCGATGCCTGGGCGCAGCTGCGCACCATCGTGCACCGCGACCGACCCGACCTGCACGACGACTTCGACCTCGCCTGGTGGATGCAGCCCGGCATGACCGTCGTGCTCGACAAGACCCTGCTCGTCGGCGTGTCCGCACGCCCGTTCGACCACTGGCCCGGCTTCAGCCGGCGCATCCGGATGGCCTTCCACACCCTCGCGGTCGAGGTGCGCGCCTGGCCGCCGCTCGAACGACTGGAAGACCGCCGCTCCGGTCAGCCGGCCCGGCCGCCCGTCGCCGAGGACGACGACCCGGCGACGACCGATCCCGAGGCCGAGGGCCCGCGCTTCGCCTGA
- a CDS encoding alpha/beta fold hydrolase, protein MTGVDDRRGVFRRRAGDGTFRATPAGVVGPPPAGWQLDAEALDAAIPDLDWRRLPDGAERDVFDAPSGPLARIAMGPVDGQRVVLIPGATGSKEDFVLMLPLLADAGYRVESFDLAGQYESSEAGPWRLDPPRESYDEQLFLDDVLAVLDAGSPAAHVLGYSFAGTLAQLALAARPDRFASLALLSCPPEVGQAFRTVKRIGPLSTLTNAHQGAALMLWGIRNNLNKVPPGRLAFVRERFALTHRQSVDDIIALMMATPDVRAEVAASPVPKLVAVGAHDLWPLERHEAFAEEIGAQVAVYATGHSPCETAPHQLVRDLLALYARS, encoded by the coding sequence GTGACGGGAGTTGACGATCGACGCGGCGTGTTCCGCCGGCGCGCAGGCGACGGCACGTTCCGCGCCACGCCCGCAGGCGTGGTCGGTCCGCCTCCGGCCGGCTGGCAGCTCGATGCCGAGGCCCTCGACGCCGCGATTCCCGATCTCGACTGGCGCCGGCTTCCCGACGGGGCCGAACGCGACGTGTTCGACGCTCCGAGCGGGCCGCTCGCGCGAATCGCGATGGGGCCGGTCGACGGGCAGCGGGTGGTGCTCATCCCCGGGGCGACCGGCTCCAAGGAAGACTTCGTGCTCATGCTGCCGCTGCTGGCCGACGCGGGCTACCGGGTCGAGTCGTTCGACCTCGCCGGGCAGTACGAGTCGAGCGAGGCCGGGCCGTGGCGACTCGACCCGCCGCGCGAGAGTTACGACGAGCAGCTGTTCCTCGACGACGTGCTGGCCGTGCTCGACGCCGGGTCGCCGGCCGCGCACGTGCTCGGCTACAGCTTCGCGGGAACGCTCGCCCAGCTCGCCCTCGCCGCCCGACCCGACCGGTTCGCGAGCCTCGCGCTGCTGAGCTGCCCGCCCGAGGTCGGCCAGGCGTTCCGCACGGTCAAGCGCATCGGACCGCTCTCGACGCTCACGAACGCGCACCAGGGCGCTGCACTCATGCTCTGGGGCATCCGCAACAACCTCAACAAGGTGCCGCCGGGCCGGCTCGCGTTCGTGCGCGAACGGTTCGCGCTCACCCACCGCCAGAGCGTCGACGACATCATCGCGCTCATGATGGCCACCCCCGACGTCCGCGCCGAGGTCGCGGCGTCGCCGGTGCCGAAGCTCGTCGCGGTCGGGGCGCACGACCTCTGGCCGCTCGAGCGCCACGAGGCGTTCGCCGAAGAGATCGGGGCGCAGGTCGCCGTCTACGCCACCGGGCATTCGCCGTGCGAGACGGCGCCGCACCAGCTCGTGCGCGACCTGCTCGCGCTGTACGCGCGGTCGTGA
- the trxA gene encoding thioredoxin, which yields MATLPLTLDTFEQTILEGGTVFVDFWAAWCGPCRQFAPHFEAASEANPDLVFAKVDTDAEQQLAAAMNITSIPTIMAFKDGIGVFAQAGALPRAMLDDLIGQVRSLDMDQVRAQLAAEEAGESAQTA from the coding sequence ATGGCCACGCTTCCCCTCACCTTGGACACCTTCGAGCAGACGATCCTCGAGGGCGGCACCGTGTTCGTCGACTTCTGGGCCGCTTGGTGCGGACCCTGCCGCCAGTTCGCCCCCCACTTCGAGGCGGCGAGCGAGGCCAACCCCGACCTCGTGTTCGCGAAGGTCGACACCGACGCCGAGCAGCAGCTCGCGGCGGCCATGAACATCACCTCGATCCCGACGATCATGGCCTTCAAGGACGGGATCGGCGTGTTCGCCCAGGCCGGCGCCCTGCCCCGCGCCATGCTCGACGACCTGATCGGCCAGGTGCGCTCGCTCGACATGGACCAGGTGCGCGCGCAGCTCGCGGCCGAGGAGGCCGGCGAGTCGGCGCAGACGGCGTGA
- a CDS encoding M28 family metallopeptidase: protein MYRTARSSRRTFGIAVAAVAAAALVLTPMNAATAAPSAKACEQRNNNSVDKLLECVKRGGVLEHLDAFQRIADENGGNRAAGLPGYEASADYVADRLTRAGWNVTFDEFPYTYIGPSTLTQLTPTEADHETGAYTGSGSGEITGTIIAVDVVLAQPADTSSGCEPEDFDPAAFAGETDIALIQRGTCNFSVKVENAVAAGAEAVIIFNQGNDPTREGLIVGTLDPLVVDIPVVGASFAAGVALAEAGSTAFISVPQPEERPQRNVIAELPGKNRDNVVMLGSHLDSVQAGPGINDNGSGSAALLEIAEHIGKLKPQNTLRFAWWGAEEDGLLGSEAYVEGLDQAQLDRIALYLNFDMIASPNFIYMVYDGDESGYPAPVPVPEGSIQIEDLFESYFTALRIPYDDAEFSGRSDYEAFILNGIPAGGLFTGAEVVKTEQQAAIWGGTAGAQYDPCYHLACDTRQNIDAKALYVNVGAIATALFTYAYSTEKVNGVKGAKFTIGDLLPRPAGPQGTVGGSGGLAHEHGVREAA from the coding sequence ATGTATCGAACTGCAAGGTCATCCAGACGCACCTTCGGAATCGCGGTCGCCGCAGTGGCGGCCGCAGCGCTCGTGCTCACGCCGATGAACGCCGCCACCGCGGCACCCTCGGCGAAGGCGTGCGAGCAGCGCAACAACAACTCGGTCGACAAGCTCCTCGAGTGCGTGAAGCGCGGGGGAGTGCTCGAGCACCTGGACGCGTTCCAGCGCATCGCCGACGAGAACGGCGGCAACCGCGCGGCGGGGCTCCCCGGCTACGAGGCGAGCGCCGACTACGTCGCCGACCGGCTCACGCGCGCCGGCTGGAACGTCACGTTCGACGAGTTCCCGTACACCTACATCGGACCGTCGACCCTCACCCAGCTCACGCCCACCGAGGCCGACCACGAGACCGGCGCCTACACCGGGTCGGGATCGGGCGAGATCACCGGCACGATCATCGCGGTCGACGTCGTGCTCGCCCAGCCCGCCGATACGTCGAGCGGATGCGAGCCCGAGGACTTCGACCCCGCGGCGTTCGCGGGTGAGACCGACATCGCGCTCATCCAGCGCGGCACGTGCAACTTCTCGGTCAAGGTCGAGAACGCGGTCGCCGCCGGCGCCGAGGCGGTCATCATCTTCAACCAGGGCAACGACCCCACCCGTGAGGGCCTCATCGTCGGCACGCTCGACCCGCTCGTCGTCGACATCCCCGTCGTCGGGGCGAGCTTCGCCGCGGGCGTCGCGCTCGCCGAGGCGGGCTCGACGGCGTTCATCTCGGTGCCGCAGCCCGAAGAGCGCCCGCAGCGCAATGTCATCGCCGAACTGCCGGGCAAGAACCGCGACAACGTGGTGATGCTCGGCTCCCACCTCGACTCGGTGCAGGCCGGGCCGGGCATCAACGACAACGGCAGCGGCTCGGCAGCGCTGCTCGAGATCGCCGAGCACATCGGCAAGCTGAAGCCGCAGAACACGCTGCGGTTCGCCTGGTGGGGCGCCGAGGAGGACGGCCTGCTCGGGTCGGAGGCGTACGTCGAGGGGCTCGACCAGGCGCAACTCGACCGCATCGCGCTGTACCTCAACTTCGACATGATCGCGTCGCCGAACTTCATCTACATGGTGTACGACGGGGACGAGTCGGGGTACCCGGCTCCGGTTCCGGTCCCCGAGGGCTCGATCCAGATCGAGGACCTGTTCGAGAGCTACTTCACTGCGCTGCGGATCCCGTACGACGACGCCGAGTTCAGCGGGCGCAGCGACTACGAGGCGTTCATCCTGAACGGCATTCCGGCGGGCGGCCTGTTCACGGGCGCCGAGGTCGTGAAGACCGAGCAGCAGGCCGCGATCTGGGGCGGAACCGCGGGTGCGCAGTACGACCCGTGCTACCACCTCGCGTGCGACACGCGACAGAACATCGATGCGAAGGCGTTGTACGTGAATGTGGGCGCGATCGCCACGGCGCTGTTCACCTACGCCTACTCGACCGAGAAGGTCAACGGTGTGAAGGGCGCGAAGTTCACGATCGGCGACCTGCTGCCGCGTCCGGCCGGCCCTCAGGGCACGGTCGGCGGCTCAGGCGGCCTCGCGCACGAACACGGCGTACGTGAAGCGGCCTGA